From Chryseobacterium sp. H1D6B, a single genomic window includes:
- a CDS encoding MFS transporter has protein sequence MQELSLSSKLKYIFSIPVIIAALGYFVDIYDLLLFGIVRIPSLKALGLNPDADGTFILNCQMIGLLIGGIFWGVFGDKKGRLSVLFGSILVYSLANIACGFLPYFPKEHLVYQYALLRFIAGIGLAGELGAGITLVSESLPKNLRAIGTSVVAGFGLMGAVVAQLTVELSGAWNISYIIGGVLGILLLFLRISVSESGIYKKIEDKTLSKGNFFSFFTNKDRLIRYLKCIAVGLPTWYCIGILAVLANQFAPEFGIKEINPGKAIMWAYVGISAGDLLSGFISHALKSRKMAIFYMLLFTLAGVAIMLFGNTDTETKYYIFCVWLGLGTGYWAMFVTLAAEQFGTNIRNTATTTVPNMVRGLVPVMILSFDLLKHNFTVIISAAIVGAVVFGLAFYSSFTISETHNKDLDFTE, from the coding sequence ATGCAAGAACTTTCTCTCTCTTCAAAATTGAAGTACATCTTTTCTATTCCTGTGATCATTGCCGCTCTGGGTTATTTTGTAGATATTTATGATCTGCTTTTATTCGGTATTGTAAGAATCCCGAGTTTAAAAGCTTTAGGATTAAACCCTGATGCAGACGGAACCTTTATTTTGAACTGTCAAATGATCGGGCTGCTTATCGGCGGTATTTTCTGGGGCGTTTTTGGAGATAAAAAAGGAAGACTTTCTGTGTTATTTGGTTCTATTCTGGTTTACTCTCTCGCTAATATTGCCTGCGGTTTTTTACCCTATTTTCCAAAAGAGCATTTAGTGTATCAATATGCTCTGTTAAGGTTTATTGCAGGGATTGGTCTTGCTGGTGAACTGGGAGCAGGAATCACGCTGGTTTCTGAGAGTCTGCCGAAGAATCTAAGGGCAATCGGAACTTCCGTTGTAGCTGGTTTTGGATTGATGGGAGCTGTAGTAGCTCAATTAACCGTAGAATTGTCCGGTGCCTGGAATATCTCTTATATTATTGGTGGTGTCTTAGGTATTCTGCTTCTATTTCTAAGAATAAGCGTTTCTGAGTCAGGAATATATAAAAAGATAGAAGACAAAACTCTTTCTAAAGGAAATTTCTTTTCCTTTTTTACTAATAAAGACCGTCTTATACGATATTTAAAGTGCATTGCAGTGGGACTTCCTACCTGGTACTGTATTGGGATTTTAGCAGTCTTAGCCAATCAATTCGCCCCTGAATTCGGTATAAAAGAAATAAACCCCGGAAAAGCAATTATGTGGGCGTATGTAGGAATCTCTGCAGGTGATTTATTGAGTGGATTTATATCCCACGCCTTAAAATCCCGGAAAATGGCCATTTTCTATATGCTGCTATTTACTTTGGCAGGTGTCGCAATAATGCTTTTCGGAAATACTGATACCGAAACAAAATATTATATTTTCTGTGTCTGGCTTGGATTAGGAACAGGATATTGGGCCATGTTTGTTACCCTGGCTGCAGAACAGTTCGGTACGAATATCAGAAATACGGCCACTACTACGGTTCCCAATATGGTACGAGGCTTAGTTCCGGTAATGATCTTAAGTTTTGATCTTCTTAAACATAATTTTACAGTAATTATAAGTGCAGCAATTGTTGGTGCAGTAGTATTCGGGCTGGCATTTTATTCTTCTTTTACCATTTCTGAAACTCATAATAAGGATTTAGATTTTACAGAATAG
- a CDS encoding putative sulfate exporter family transporter yields the protein MKDFIQNETTRKIVFFIAAIFCLTPFISSPIALALGFGLAVFIGNPFEKYLHRYIHLLLQISIVGLGFGLKLNEALQAGKTGFTLTVISICTVMALGCLLGKIFKLEKQLSYLISVGTAICGGSAIAAISPIIKPSTKQISLALAIVFTLNSIALFVYPFIGHILHLSQEQFGLWCAVGIHDTSSVVGAASKYGDEALKTATTVKLARALWIIPVSIITMFIFKNKESKIKIPWFIAWFILAILLNTYFPVFDRFGSVITVLAKSGLNLTLFFIGSTLSIQVLKTIGIKPLLTAVILWVTISIGSLLYIIN from the coding sequence ATGAAAGATTTCATTCAAAATGAAACTACACGGAAAATAGTATTCTTTATAGCTGCTATATTCTGTCTTACTCCTTTTATTTCTTCTCCGATTGCTTTGGCATTAGGATTTGGGCTGGCTGTTTTTATTGGAAACCCTTTTGAAAAATACCTGCATCGATACATCCATCTCCTCCTTCAAATTTCGATTGTGGGTCTGGGTTTTGGATTAAAATTGAATGAAGCCCTCCAGGCCGGTAAAACAGGATTTACTTTGACTGTCATCAGTATCTGCACCGTGATGGCTTTGGGCTGCTTGCTGGGAAAAATATTTAAACTTGAAAAACAGCTTTCTTATTTAATTTCTGTTGGAACCGCTATCTGCGGCGGAAGTGCCATTGCAGCCATTTCTCCCATCATTAAACCCAGCACGAAACAGATTTCACTGGCACTTGCTATTGTTTTTACACTTAACTCCATCGCATTGTTTGTCTACCCTTTTATCGGGCATATATTACATCTTTCTCAAGAGCAGTTTGGATTATGGTGTGCTGTCGGGATTCATGATACCAGCTCCGTAGTGGGTGCAGCAAGCAAATATGGGGATGAAGCTTTAAAAACAGCAACAACCGTAAAACTTGCCCGGGCATTATGGATCATTCCGGTTTCTATCATTACAATGTTTATTTTTAAAAATAAAGAATCTAAAATTAAAATTCCTTGGTTTATCGCGTGGTTTATTCTCGCTATTCTGCTGAATACCTACTTTCCGGTTTTCGACAGGTTTGGATCCGTGATCACTGTTTTAGCAAAATCTGGATTAAATTTAACACTGTTCTTTATAGGTTCTACCCTGTCTATACAAGTTCTAAAAACAATTGGTATAAAACCTTTATTAACGGCAGTGATTCTATGGGTCACAATAAGTATTGGAAGTTTACTCTATATTATAAATTAA
- a CDS encoding LysR family transcriptional regulator: protein MFDYRLKVFHTVASRLSFTKASEELHITQPAVTKHIKEIENQLNTKLFDRKGTTIQLTQSGKILFEHAEKIRHIYRDLEFEISQINLQHKGKLIIGASTTIAQYILPEILAKFHSYYKDIKIELLTHNTEVISTLLKKGKIDLGIIEGESQSSYFEYKPFKADEIVLVAKAGHPSANKTLTLKDLHALNFIFREHGSGTQEFIQNRLKEKGVSIEDLSTIMQLGSSESIKSYLMYSDCVAFLSISTVLNELKSKTLTIIDIKNFSIERNFHFILPKGEQSELIELFLKFISYN from the coding sequence ATGTTTGACTACAGATTAAAAGTTTTTCATACCGTTGCTTCAAGATTAAGTTTTACAAAAGCTTCTGAAGAACTTCATATTACGCAACCTGCCGTAACCAAACATATAAAAGAAATTGAAAACCAGCTCAACACTAAATTATTTGACCGAAAAGGAACAACCATACAATTGACACAGTCCGGAAAAATTTTATTTGAACATGCTGAAAAGATCCGCCATATTTACCGGGATTTAGAATTTGAGATCAGTCAGATCAACCTGCAGCATAAAGGGAAGCTAATTATTGGAGCGAGTACCACAATTGCCCAGTATATTTTACCGGAAATTTTAGCAAAATTCCATTCTTATTATAAAGATATTAAGATCGAACTGCTTACCCACAATACGGAAGTGATTTCTACTCTTCTTAAAAAAGGGAAAATCGATCTAGGAATTATCGAAGGTGAATCTCAATCATCTTATTTTGAATACAAACCCTTTAAAGCTGATGAAATTGTACTTGTCGCAAAAGCCGGCCATCCATCAGCTAATAAAACTCTGACCCTGAAGGATCTGCATGCCTTAAATTTTATTTTCAGAGAACATGGCTCTGGTACTCAGGAATTTATTCAAAACAGATTAAAAGAAAAAGGAGTTTCTATTGAGGACCTTTCCACAATAATGCAGCTGGGAAGCAGTGAAAGTATCAAAAGCTATCTGATGTATTCAGACTGCGTGGCTTTCCTGTCCATAAGTACTGTTTTAAACGAACTAAAAAGTAAAACCTTAACTATTATTGATATTAAAAATTTCAGCATTGAAAGAAATTTCCATTTTATACTTCCAAAAGGAGAACAATCTGAATTGATTGAACTCTTTTTAAAATTCATTAGTTATAACTAA
- a CDS encoding acyl-CoA thioesterase: MQNKPITFQFISEPSDVNYGGNVHGGSVMKWIDQAGYACATTWSGNYSVTVYVGGIRFYDPIKIGEIVKVEAQVIYTGTSSMHISINVFSRNLKQPNFDKKTHCIIVFVAVDESGKKLPVPKWIPETEEEKQQEKYAKRLMDLRTQIEDEMKPFL, from the coding sequence ATGCAGAACAAACCTATCACTTTTCAGTTCATTTCTGAACCTTCAGATGTTAATTATGGAGGAAATGTACACGGAGGCAGCGTAATGAAATGGATCGACCAGGCTGGGTATGCATGTGCAACGACTTGGAGCGGAAATTATTCGGTGACGGTATATGTAGGAGGAATTCGGTTTTATGATCCCATTAAAATTGGCGAAATTGTAAAAGTAGAAGCCCAGGTGATTTATACAGGTACATCAAGTATGCATATTTCAATCAATGTTTTTTCAAGAAACCTCAAACAGCCCAACTTTGACAAAAAAACACACTGTATCATTGTTTTTGTTGCTGTAGATGAAAGTGGCAAAAAACTTCCGGTCCCGAAATGGATTCCTGAAACTGAAGAAGAAAAACAGCAGGAAAAATACGCAAAACGCCTGATGGATCTCAGAACACAGATTGAGGACGAGATGAAGCCGTTTCTCTAA
- a CDS encoding ArsC/Spx/MgsR family protein, whose product MKKVFYLKTCDTCRKIMAKFPMKGWELREIKTEPITDEELEEMYKRAGSYEALFSKKSTQLKLQELDVKSLVEEDFKRLLTDHYTFLKRPVFMTDDKIFIGNDKKTLEELRAFFISG is encoded by the coding sequence ATGAAAAAAGTGTTTTACCTAAAAACTTGTGATACGTGTAGAAAAATTATGGCGAAATTCCCTATGAAAGGCTGGGAACTTCGTGAAATAAAGACTGAACCTATTACAGATGAGGAGCTTGAAGAAATGTATAAAAGGGCAGGTTCTTATGAAGCTTTGTTCAGCAAAAAATCTACTCAGTTAAAATTACAGGAACTAGATGTGAAATCTTTGGTAGAAGAAGATTTTAAAAGATTGTTAACGGATCATTATACTTTTTTGAAGCGCCCGGTTTTTATGACTGATGATAAAATTTTTATTGGGAATGATAAAAAGACCTTAGAAGAATTAAGAGCCTTTTTTATATCAGGATAA
- the gcvT gene encoding glycine cleavage system aminomethyltransferase GcvT, with product MKKTALYDKHVSLGAKIVPFAGFEMPVQYSGVTEEHFAVREKAGLFDVSHMGQFFIEGPGSKDLLQFVTTNNVDALENGKAQYSCLPNENGGIVDDLIVYKMEDDKYFVVVNASNIDKDWNHISKYNTFGAKMTNASDEMSLLAVQGPKATEILQKLTETNLAEIPYYNFTVGSVAGVENVIISNTGYTGSGGFEIYFNNDHAEKLWDEIIKAGENEGIIPCGLAARDTLRLEKGFCLYGMDIDDTTSPIEAGLGWITKFDKDFVSKDIFAKQKEEGVTRKLVGFELQDKGVPRHDYPVVDAEGNVIGKVTSGTQSPMKKIGLGIAYVDKPYFKLGSEIFIQVRNKNIPAKVVKMPFI from the coding sequence ATGAAGAAAACAGCCTTGTACGACAAACACGTTTCTTTAGGAGCGAAAATAGTACCTTTTGCAGGTTTTGAAATGCCTGTACAATATTCTGGAGTTACAGAAGAACATTTTGCAGTAAGAGAAAAAGCAGGATTGTTCGATGTTTCTCACATGGGACAATTTTTTATTGAAGGGCCGGGTTCTAAAGACCTTTTACAGTTTGTTACTACTAACAACGTAGATGCATTAGAAAACGGAAAAGCTCAATATTCTTGCCTTCCCAATGAAAATGGAGGAATTGTAGATGATCTTATTGTTTACAAAATGGAAGATGATAAATATTTCGTGGTTGTAAATGCTTCCAATATTGATAAAGACTGGAACCACATCTCTAAATACAATACTTTTGGAGCTAAAATGACCAATGCTTCTGATGAAATGTCTTTATTGGCTGTACAGGGACCGAAAGCAACTGAGATTTTACAAAAACTTACTGAAACTAATTTAGCTGAAATCCCATACTATAACTTCACTGTAGGAAGTGTTGCAGGAGTAGAAAATGTAATTATTTCAAATACAGGATACACAGGAAGCGGGGGTTTTGAAATTTATTTCAACAATGATCACGCTGAAAAGCTTTGGGACGAAATCATTAAGGCTGGAGAAAATGAAGGAATTATTCCTTGCGGTCTTGCTGCCAGAGATACTTTAAGACTTGAAAAAGGTTTCTGTCTTTATGGAATGGACATCGATGATACCACCTCTCCTATTGAAGCAGGATTAGGATGGATCACGAAATTCGATAAAGATTTTGTTTCTAAGGATATCTTCGCAAAACAAAAAGAAGAAGGAGTGACTAGAAAACTAGTTGGGTTCGAATTACAGGACAAAGGAGTTCCAAGACACGACTACCCTGTAGTAGATGCAGAAGGAAATGTAATTGGAAAAGTAACTTCCGGAACACAGTCTCCTATGAAAAAAATTGGATTAGGAATAGCGTATGTTGACAAGCCATATTTCAAATTAGGTTCTGAAATTTTCATTCAGGTTAGAAATAAAAATATTCCTGCGAAAGTAGTGAAAATGCCTTTTATTTAG
- the idi gene encoding isopentenyl-diphosphate Delta-isomerase, whose product MEEFVVLVTPEDHVLGLMEKQQAHINGLLHRAFSIFLFNTKGEMLLQKRASAKYHSPNQWTNAVCSHPRNGESYLDGAKRRLDEELGIQTDLSEKFNFIYKADVGGNLWEHELDHVFTGIYENSFNLNTDEVEEVRYISIEDLNKEIAEHPENFTEWFKIILEEYKHHF is encoded by the coding sequence ATGGAAGAATTTGTAGTTTTAGTAACCCCTGAAGATCACGTTTTGGGTTTAATGGAAAAGCAGCAGGCTCACATTAACGGCTTACTGCACCGTGCTTTCTCCATTTTTTTATTTAATACAAAAGGTGAAATGCTCTTACAAAAAAGAGCTTCAGCAAAATATCACTCTCCAAACCAATGGACGAATGCCGTGTGCTCTCATCCTAGAAATGGAGAGAGTTACTTAGACGGTGCCAAGCGAAGATTGGATGAAGAATTGGGAATACAGACTGATCTTTCTGAAAAATTCAATTTTATCTACAAAGCAGATGTTGGAGGAAATCTTTGGGAACATGAATTAGACCATGTGTTCACAGGAATCTATGAAAACAGCTTCAATCTTAATACAGACGAAGTGGAAGAAGTAAGATATATTTCCATAGAAGATCTGAATAAAGAAATAGCAGAGCATCCCGAGAATTTCACGGAATGGTTTAAAATCATTTTGGAAGAATACAAACACCATTTTTAG
- a CDS encoding Pr6Pr family membrane protein translates to MNTKRILALIFSLLGWFALAAQYYLMLQSRETTTIEITINYFSYFTILTNLLVAVYFTREVFTINSIKSRSSGRLTAITIYILVVGIIYQLLLRSGELTGMQWTANELLHSLIPVFTLIYWYLYEDKKNLTYQLIPKWTIYPLLYLVYILIRGTISGSYPYPFINVADLGIAKALMNAFWIAVFFIVLSVIFVKIGKLIDK, encoded by the coding sequence ATGAATACAAAAAGAATCTTAGCATTAATTTTTTCTCTATTGGGCTGGTTTGCTTTAGCTGCACAATATTATTTGATGCTGCAAAGCCGGGAAACGACAACGATAGAAATCACGATTAACTATTTCAGCTATTTTACTATTCTTACGAATTTACTTGTTGCTGTTTATTTTACCCGTGAAGTATTTACTATAAATTCAATAAAAAGCAGATCATCAGGAAGACTGACAGCTATTACCATTTATATACTTGTGGTAGGAATTATTTATCAGCTTCTCCTCCGCTCAGGGGAATTAACAGGTATGCAGTGGACAGCTAACGAATTACTGCATAGTCTAATTCCAGTATTCACTTTAATTTACTGGTATTTGTATGAGGATAAGAAAAACTTAACTTATCAATTAATTCCAAAATGGACAATTTATCCCCTCCTTTATCTTGTTTATATTTTAATCCGCGGTACTATTTCGGGTTCCTATCCTTATCCGTTTATTAATGTCGCTGATCTCGGCATTGCAAAAGCCTTAATGAATGCTTTCTGGATAGCTGTATTCTTTATTGTTTTATCTGTGATTTTTGTCAAAATCGGAAAGTTAATTGATAAATAA
- a CDS encoding phosphoheptose isomerase: MELDYIEHISPILKDGVKNYLIDIDGTITDDVPNEEPERMVTCEPYPDALETVNKWYDEGHQICFFTSRTENLKQITIDWLDKHGFKYHSVLCGKPRGGNYHWIDNHLVRATRYKGKFTDLVEKQVTIEVFKD; the protein is encoded by the coding sequence ATGGAGTTAGATTACATTGAACATATAAGTCCGATACTTAAGGACGGAGTAAAAAATTACTTAATAGATATCGACGGAACCATTACAGATGATGTTCCTAATGAAGAACCAGAAAGAATGGTAACCTGCGAACCTTATCCTGATGCGTTGGAAACCGTAAATAAATGGTACGATGAAGGACACCAGATCTGCTTTTTTACCTCGAGAACCGAAAATCTAAAACAAATCACCATAGACTGGCTGGATAAGCACGGGTTTAAATACCACAGTGTCTTATGCGGAAAACCAAGAGGAGGGAATTACCACTGGATCGATAATCATCTGGTAAGAGCAACAAGATATAAAGGAAAATTTACAGATCTTGTAGAAAAACAGGTGACTATCGAAGTTTTTAAAGATTAA
- a CDS encoding D-2-hydroxyacid dehydrogenase — protein MKVLANDGLDQSGIDALTEKGFEVITAKVPQEFLADYINEHKIRTLLVRSATQVRKDLIDNCPSIEIIGRGGVGMDNIDVDYARGKGIHVINTPSASSESVAELVFAHLFSGARFLQDSNRKMPVVGDTEFAGLKKAYAAGIELRGKTIGIVGMGRIGQEVARIALGLGMRVIAADNNVGKASIKVKFYNNQFINVDIETESLQDVLKHSDFITLHVPAQKDGYMIGKNEFEIMKDGVAVVNCSRGGVIDEQALIEALDSGKVKFAGLDVFINEPTPSKEILNHSKISLTPHTGASTLEAQDRIGLSLAEQISSILQIH, from the coding sequence ATGAAAGTTTTAGCAAACGACGGATTGGATCAATCAGGGATTGATGCCTTAACTGAAAAAGGATTTGAAGTGATCACTGCAAAAGTTCCCCAGGAATTTTTAGCAGATTATATCAACGAGCACAAAATCCGTACTTTATTAGTACGCAGTGCAACGCAGGTAAGAAAAGATCTTATTGATAACTGTCCGTCGATAGAAATTATCGGAAGAGGCGGTGTAGGAATGGATAATATTGATGTAGACTATGCAAGAGGAAAAGGAATCCACGTGATCAATACGCCTTCTGCATCTTCAGAATCTGTTGCAGAACTTGTTTTTGCCCACCTATTTTCTGGAGCAAGATTTTTGCAGGATTCTAACAGAAAAATGCCTGTAGTAGGAGATACAGAATTTGCAGGACTTAAAAAAGCATATGCAGCCGGAATAGAATTAAGAGGAAAAACCATCGGAATTGTTGGGATGGGAAGAATCGGACAGGAGGTTGCAAGAATCGCTTTAGGTCTTGGAATGAGAGTGATTGCGGCTGATAATAATGTTGGAAAAGCAAGCATTAAAGTGAAATTTTACAATAATCAGTTCATTAACGTTGATATTGAAACTGAATCTCTGCAGGATGTATTGAAGCACTCAGATTTTATTACCCTTCATGTTCCGGCTCAAAAAGACGGCTATATGATTGGAAAAAATGAATTTGAAATCATGAAAGACGGCGTAGCTGTTGTGAACTGTTCAAGAGGCGGTGTGATCGACGAGCAGGCTTTAATTGAAGCTCTGGATTCTGGAAAAGTAAAATTTGCAGGACTGGATGTTTTCATTAACGAACCCACTCCTTCTAAGGAAATTCTAAATCATTCTAAAATTTCTTTAACCCCCCATACAGGAGCATCAACATTGGAGGCGCAGGATAGAATCGGCCTTTCTCTGGCAGAGCAGATTTCAAGTATTTTACAGATCCACTAA
- the mscL gene encoding large conductance mechanosensitive channel protein MscL — protein sequence MGFIKEFKEFAVKGNVIDLAVGVIIGAAFGKIVSSFVEDVITPLLLNPALKAAGAENIKGLVWNGVTYGNFLAAVINFLCIALVLFMMIKGINKISKPKETAPTGPTDDQKLLTEIRDLLKSKNI from the coding sequence ATGGGATTTATTAAAGAGTTTAAAGAATTTGCTGTCAAAGGCAATGTTATTGATCTTGCAGTAGGGGTAATCATTGGAGCAGCTTTTGGTAAAATCGTATCATCATTTGTAGAAGATGTGATTACACCGCTTCTGTTGAATCCAGCTCTAAAAGCAGCAGGAGCAGAGAATATTAAAGGTCTGGTCTGGAATGGGGTTACTTATGGTAACTTTTTGGCAGCAGTAATCAATTTCTTATGTATTGCTTTAGTTTTATTTATGATGATTAAAGGAATCAATAAAATTTCGAAACCAAAAGAAACAGCACCAACAGGTCCTACGGATGACCAAAAATTATTAACAGAAATCAGAGATTTGTTAAAAAGCAAAAATATATAA
- a CDS encoding NAD(P)H-hydrate dehydratase, with translation MKIFTSEQIRLCDQYTILNEPISSIQLMERAAQACVHWISENCMHHKKFAVFCGNGNNGGDGFAVARMLYLKGFDVDVFSSDSKKKLSDDALVNFKKLKDFSGISVKDFKETVHYNFDTKTVIIDALFGTGLSRELEGENKELIDLLNLKNNIKISIDTPSGLFSDSISDENSVIFKTDYTLSFQFWKKSFLHPETGKYTGKVIILDINLNKDYISDTETNDYVISDDAVEKIFKPRSEFSHKGTYGRAVITAGSYGKIGAAVLAVKSALKTGAGLTFVLAPKCGYEILQTSCPEAMFIEGGSEFIKNFEIQEDSVYGVGPGLGTHPETEKSFIKFLKDYKRPLVLDADALNIISQDRKNLKLIPKGSIISPHPKEFERLFGTSKNSFERLSMAVKKADELDIYIVLKDHHTQIVTPQGNVYYNITGNAGLAKGGSGDVLTGVLTSLLAQGYAAENAALLGVWLHGKAGDLAAEKYSKEAMLPTDIINEFGNVLEMINKKVTIKL, from the coding sequence ATGAAAATCTTCACTTCAGAACAGATCCGTCTGTGTGACCAATACACGATTTTGAATGAACCCATTTCTTCTATCCAGCTGATGGAGAGGGCTGCGCAGGCCTGCGTTCATTGGATCTCTGAAAACTGTATGCACCATAAGAAGTTTGCTGTTTTCTGCGGGAATGGAAATAATGGAGGCGATGGATTTGCAGTCGCAAGAATGTTATATCTAAAAGGGTTTGATGTAGATGTGTTTTCTAGTGACAGCAAAAAGAAGCTTTCAGACGATGCTTTGGTTAATTTTAAAAAGCTTAAAGATTTCTCAGGAATATCTGTAAAAGATTTTAAAGAAACAGTTCATTATAATTTTGATACTAAAACGGTCATTATTGATGCTCTTTTTGGAACTGGATTGTCAAGGGAATTGGAAGGCGAAAATAAAGAGTTAATTGATCTGTTAAATTTAAAAAACAATATTAAAATTTCGATAGACACTCCTTCAGGATTGTTTTCTGATAGTATTTCTGATGAGAATTCAGTTATTTTTAAAACAGATTATACCTTAAGTTTTCAGTTTTGGAAAAAAAGCTTTCTGCATCCGGAAACTGGAAAATATACAGGGAAAGTTATCATTTTGGATATTAATTTAAACAAAGATTATATTTCTGATACGGAGACAAATGATTATGTGATAAGTGATGATGCAGTAGAAAAGATCTTTAAACCAAGATCAGAATTTTCTCACAAAGGAACGTATGGCAGAGCCGTCATTACAGCTGGAAGCTATGGGAAGATAGGGGCTGCAGTTTTAGCTGTAAAATCAGCTCTTAAAACGGGTGCAGGACTTACTTTTGTACTTGCTCCAAAATGCGGTTATGAAATTCTTCAGACCTCTTGTCCTGAAGCGATGTTCATAGAAGGCGGAAGTGAATTTATTAAGAATTTTGAAATACAGGAGGATTCTGTGTATGGAGTAGGACCTGGCTTAGGAACCCATCCAGAAACTGAAAAATCTTTTATAAAATTCTTGAAGGACTACAAGAGACCGCTGGTTTTAGATGCAGATGCGCTGAATATTATTTCTCAAGACAGGAAAAATTTAAAACTCATTCCAAAGGGATCCATTATTTCACCGCATCCAAAAGAATTTGAACGCCTTTTTGGGACTTCTAAGAATTCATTTGAGCGTTTGTCAATGGCTGTGAAAAAAGCAGATGAACTTGATATTTATATTGTTTTGAAGGATCATCATACACAGATTGTTACTCCTCAAGGAAATGTGTATTACAATATTACCGGGAACGCTGGACTGGCTAAAGGAGGAAGCGGAGATGTTTTAACCGGTGTTTTAACTTCTCTTCTTGCTCAAGGGTATGCAGCAGAAAATGCGGCTCTTTTAGGAGTCTGGCTACACGGAAAAGCTGGTGATTTAGCGGCTGAAAAATATTCTAAAGAAGCGATGCTTCCTACTGATATCATTAATGAATTCGGAAATGTTTTAGAAATGATCAACAAAAAAGTCACAATAAAATTGTGA
- the lgt gene encoding prolipoprotein diacylglyceryl transferase encodes MWDPSTGIHLGPITLHFYSLMFIFAFGFGYVLMTRIFKIDNVNLKYLEPLFTWTLIGTILGARLGHVIFYQPELFKEDFWSVFLPISTKNGLKFTGFSGLASHGATIALILTTLYYSFKIIKKNPFWVYDRLGIVVSLGGAFVRMGNFFNSEIVGKPVDPSSPFALLFPQQSSEYGATVPRYPTQLFEAFGYVCLFILLWILYRRTNKKYQQGWLFGLFFIILWAIRFFVEFLKMPQGDEFIEFAGLNTGQILSIPFMIAGFVIMIMSKKFKITEEENAKPE; translated from the coding sequence ATCTGGGATCCTTCAACAGGAATTCATTTAGGGCCGATCACTCTGCATTTTTACAGCTTGATGTTTATTTTCGCTTTTGGATTTGGCTATGTATTAATGACCAGAATTTTCAAAATTGATAATGTCAACCTGAAATATTTAGAACCTCTTTTCACTTGGACCTTGATAGGAACGATACTTGGAGCAAGATTAGGCCACGTTATTTTTTATCAGCCTGAATTATTCAAAGAAGATTTCTGGAGTGTATTTCTTCCGATCAGCACAAAAAACGGATTAAAATTCACTGGATTTTCAGGACTGGCGAGCCACGGGGCAACTATCGCTTTAATCCTTACTACCCTTTATTATTCGTTTAAAATCATTAAGAAAAATCCGTTCTGGGTGTATGACAGATTAGGAATTGTGGTTTCTTTAGGAGGTGCATTTGTAAGAATGGGTAATTTCTTCAATTCTGAGATCGTAGGAAAACCTGTAGATCCTTCTTCCCCGTTTGCGTTACTTTTCCCGCAGCAGAGCAGTGAATACGGTGCTACTGTCCCGCGTTATCCTACACAGCTTTTTGAAGCTTTTGGATATGTCTGTTTATTCATTTTATTATGGATCTTATATAGAAGAACCAACAAAAAATACCAGCAGGGATGGTTATTCGGATTATTCTTTATTATTCTTTGGGCAATCAGATTCTTTGTAGAGTTCTTGAAAATGCCTCAAGGTGACGAATTCATCGAATTTGCAGGATTAAATACAGGACAGATCCTTTCTATTCCTTTCATGATTGCAGGTTTTGTGATTATGATTATGTCTAAGAAATTTAAAATCACTGAAGAGGAAAATGCTAAACCAGAGTAA
- the yidD gene encoding membrane protein insertion efficiency factor YidD → MKLTFNKIITFPLVILIKFYQWFISPLLPKNCRYEPTCSHYMLQALQVHGIFKGFWLGIKRISKCHPWGGSGYDPVPPKN, encoded by the coding sequence TTGAAACTTACATTCAATAAAATCATCACTTTTCCTCTGGTAATTTTAATTAAATTTTACCAATGGTTTATCTCGCCTTTACTTCCAAAAAACTGCAGGTACGAACCCACCTGTTCGCATTATATGCTGCAAGCACTACAGGTTCATGGTATTTTTAAAGGATTTTGGCTGGGGATAAAAAGAATTTCAAAATGCCATCCTTGGGGAGGAAGCGGCTATGATCCTGTACCTCCAAAAAATTAA